The following proteins are co-located in the Candidatus Paceibacterota bacterium genome:
- the pilM gene encoding pilus assembly protein PilM: MGLPFFDSAIGRKRDQVMAVDLGSRTTKAVCVARRGSGFALRGYAFLDAPICEKSLPPELLSEHLKAVNQALQSPTKYVSLTAGVGDVQVRHVDLPRMPVSDMRQVLKLNSKSYLQQDLPGHTYDCHVCNQGPLAKPNGKPQDAGGPPKHRVLIAGARKQVVDDYLQGCKGAGLVAENIVPGLISPFNTFERAMPDAFAKEAVALVDLGFKNTSICIAKEGDLVLSRVVGIGGDRMTNSLAESLSISYAEAEGIKIGMPGEVQTQLESMLVPLGRELRASIDFFEHQHDRPVTQVLLTGGPSQSEFVTHRLQQELMVDCKLLNPAGFLQLDLPAQQTAEIEQAAPQLTVALGAALAAL, from the coding sequence ATGGGTCTGCCATTTTTTGACAGTGCAATAGGCCGGAAGCGAGACCAGGTAATGGCGGTGGACCTGGGCAGCCGCACCACTAAAGCGGTGTGCGTGGCGCGCCGCGGCTCGGGCTTCGCCCTCCGTGGCTATGCCTTCCTGGACGCCCCGATCTGCGAGAAGAGCCTGCCCCCGGAGTTGCTGAGCGAGCATCTCAAAGCCGTTAACCAGGCGCTCCAGTCCCCAACCAAGTACGTCTCCCTCACCGCCGGGGTTGGCGATGTGCAGGTCCGCCACGTTGACCTCCCCCGCATGCCGGTCAGTGACATGCGCCAGGTGCTCAAGCTTAATTCCAAATCCTACCTCCAGCAGGATCTACCCGGCCACACTTACGATTGCCATGTCTGCAATCAGGGCCCGCTGGCCAAGCCTAACGGCAAGCCGCAAGATGCCGGGGGCCCGCCCAAGCATCGAGTCCTCATTGCCGGCGCCCGCAAGCAGGTCGTTGACGATTACCTCCAGGGTTGCAAGGGCGCCGGGCTGGTCGCGGAGAACATCGTCCCCGGCCTGATCAGCCCCTTCAACACGTTCGAAAGAGCGATGCCGGACGCCTTCGCCAAGGAAGCCGTGGCACTGGTGGATTTAGGCTTCAAGAACACCTCGATCTGCATTGCGAAAGAGGGCGATTTGGTGCTGAGCCGCGTGGTGGGCATTGGGGGCGACCGCATGACCAACAGCCTGGCCGAGTCGCTCAGCATCAGCTACGCCGAGGCGGAAGGCATCAAGATCGGCATGCCCGGCGAAGTGCAGACCCAGCTCGAATCCATGTTGGTGCCGCTCGGCCGTGAGCTGCGGGCCTCCATTGACTTCTTTGAACATCAGCACGACCGGCCCGTCACCCAGGTCCTGTTGACCGGTGGGCCCTCGCAGTCCGAGTTTGTCACCCATCGGCTCCAGCAGGAGCTGATGGTAGATTGCAAGCTGCTGAATCCCGCTGGGTTCCTGCAGTTGGACCTGCCAGCCCAGCAAACAGCGGAAATCGAGCAGGCCGCCCCGCAGTTGACTGTCGCGCTGGGCGCCGCCCTGGCTGCCCTGTAA
- a CDS encoding LysR family transcriptional regulator: MNIHHLELFYYVARHGGITEAVRNIPYGIQQPAVSGQVAQLEEFLGVTLFQRRPFALTPAGNKLYQFIQPFFANLDQIAGELQGGKTRHIRIGASTIVLREHLPELFQSVRRRFPNLKISLRDGYPQEFEALLQKGELDLAVTAIEKKPAQGLHSLILIELPLVLLVEKGSRITAADQLWQLDKIEEPLICLPAAEAVTKNFQQGLARLNVDWFPSLEVSSIELVETYVANGFGIGISVQVPQARLSPKVRAVPLPDFSPIILGALWRGKTFALLQAFLDELQLRAKRFA, encoded by the coding sequence ATGAACATTCATCATCTGGAGCTGTTTTACTACGTTGCCCGCCACGGCGGCATAACTGAAGCGGTGCGCAACATTCCTTACGGCATTCAGCAGCCGGCTGTGAGCGGCCAGGTCGCGCAGTTGGAGGAATTTCTTGGGGTGACGCTATTCCAGCGGCGACCGTTTGCGCTGACGCCCGCCGGCAACAAGCTCTACCAATTCATTCAGCCGTTCTTCGCCAACCTCGATCAGATTGCCGGCGAGCTGCAGGGCGGCAAAACGCGTCACATCCGGATCGGCGCTTCCACCATTGTTCTGCGCGAACATCTGCCCGAGTTGTTTCAAAGCGTGCGCCGGCGCTTCCCGAATCTCAAGATCTCCCTGCGTGATGGATACCCCCAGGAGTTCGAGGCTTTGCTCCAAAAGGGCGAACTCGACCTGGCGGTGACTGCGATTGAGAAGAAGCCCGCGCAGGGCCTGCACTCGCTGATACTGATCGAGCTGCCCCTCGTCCTGCTGGTTGAGAAGGGCAGCCGGATCACGGCGGCGGACCAGCTTTGGCAACTGGACAAGATCGAGGAACCGCTTATTTGCCTCCCGGCGGCGGAAGCGGTAACCAAGAACTTCCAGCAAGGCCTGGCCCGGTTGAATGTGGATTGGTTCCCCAGCCTCGAAGTCAGTTCTATCGAGCTTGTCGAGACTTACGTCGCTAACGGTTTCGGGATTGGCATCTCGGTGCAGGTGCCCCAGGCCAGGCTCTCGCCCAAAGTGCGAGCCGTGCCCCTCCCGGACTTCTCGCCCATCATCCTGGGCGCGCTATGGCGCGGAAAGACATTTGCGTTGCTCCAGGCGTTTCTCGACGAACTGCAACTCCGCGCGAAACGCTTTGCTTGA